The proteins below come from a single Triticum aestivum cultivar Chinese Spring chromosome 5D, IWGSC CS RefSeq v2.1, whole genome shotgun sequence genomic window:
- the LOC123121139 gene encoding protein PHR1-LIKE 2 encodes MFPPGLIHHRTDGPGPGEVPRSGGAPSLVLTADPKPRLRWTADLHERFVDAVAQLGGPEKATPKTILRTMGVKGLTLFHLKSHLQKYRMGKQTGKETPEQSKDGSYLLDAQGGMSLSPRVSTQDAKESQEVKEALRAQMEMQRSLHEQVEVQKHVDIRMDAYTTYINTLLEKACKIVSEQFASSGFSVSDQSLPELSSGGIMCGTATDALSSSVFHQLSVSSINMHSPGGKPSPSGMEGQLLLQRSPEFKRKSSC; translated from the exons atgTTCCCCCCTGGCCTGATCCACCACCGCACGGACGGCCCCGGGCCCGGCGAGGTGCCGCGCTCCGGCGGCGCCCCCAGCCTCGTGCTCACGGCGGACCCCAAGCCCCGCCTCCGCTGGACGGCCGACCTCCACGAGCGCTTCGTCGACGCCGTCGCCCAGCTCGGCGGGCCCGAGA AAGCAACACCAAAAACTATCTTAAGGACAATGGGTGTAAAGGGACTAACGCTTTTCCACTTGAAGAGTCATCTTCAG AAATACAGAATGGGAAAACAAACTGGGAAGGAGACGCCGGAGCAATCTAAAGATG GGTCCTACCTTCTTGATGCTCAAGGTGGAATGAGCCTGTCTCCCAGAGTTTCTACTCAAGATGCGAAAGA AAGCCAAGAAGTTAAAGAAGCCCTGAGAGCACAGATGGAGATGCAACGAAGCCTGCATGAACAAGTGGAG GTTCAGAAGCATGTGGACATCAGGATGGACGCGTACACGACGTACATCAACACCCTGCTGGAGAAGGCCTGCAAGATCGTCTCAGAGCAGTTCGCCTCGAGCGGCTTCAGCGTCTCCGACCAGAGCCTCCCGGAGCTGTCCTCCGGCGGTATCATGTGCGGCACCGCCACCGACGCGCTGAGCTCCTCCGTGTTCCACCAGCTCTCCGTCAGCTCGATCAACATGCACAGCCCAGGGGGCAAGCCTTCTCCCTCGGGCATGGAAGGCCAGCTGCTTCTCCAGAGGTCACCCGAGTTCAAACGCAAGTCATCCTGCTGA